Proteins from a single region of Streptomyces spectabilis:
- a CDS encoding SAM-dependent methyltransferase yields MIDSRRTDPYREKVEYTYDDPPWMWEKALGPDNLLFQFGLFPPEELAAGPVRGSVGPSEVRHFEKQLEIAGLAGPDRPRLHRILDLGCGWGFLSRYLARRFPEAVHVDAVNISARQLDHCAGKLATEPDLADRVRLFLCDGQDVDLLPAPKVSYDLVVVRGVYTHFLHAVFDASVGAVAKRLRPGGLLVVSDTLYKTDLSTYRPAIPDTVDRLACGNRKSPAYFARVLEEHGLILEDMRITPSNAEVIHWFGKVRLNIEHHFPGGVTGPIEELREMAVSFSAALAADKASVYSIITRRAA; encoded by the coding sequence GTGATCGACAGCCGCCGTACCGATCCGTACCGGGAGAAGGTCGAGTACACCTACGACGACCCGCCCTGGATGTGGGAGAAGGCGCTGGGGCCGGACAACCTGCTCTTCCAGTTCGGCCTCTTCCCCCCGGAGGAACTCGCCGCGGGGCCAGTGCGCGGCTCGGTCGGTCCGTCCGAGGTGCGGCACTTCGAGAAGCAGCTGGAGATCGCCGGCCTGGCCGGCCCGGACCGGCCCCGCTTGCACCGGATTCTGGACCTGGGCTGCGGCTGGGGATTCCTCTCCCGCTACCTGGCACGCCGCTTCCCCGAAGCCGTACACGTCGACGCGGTCAACATCAGCGCACGGCAACTGGACCACTGCGCCGGGAAACTCGCCACGGAGCCGGACCTCGCCGACCGGGTACGCCTGTTCCTGTGCGACGGACAGGACGTGGACCTGCTGCCCGCCCCCAAGGTCTCGTACGACCTGGTCGTGGTGCGGGGGGTCTACACGCACTTCCTCCACGCCGTCTTCGACGCATCGGTCGGCGCGGTCGCCAAACGGCTGCGCCCCGGCGGTCTGCTGGTGGTCTCCGACACCCTCTACAAGACCGACCTGTCCACCTACCGGCCCGCCATACCCGACACCGTCGACCGTCTGGCCTGCGGCAACCGCAAGTCGCCCGCCTACTTCGCCCGGGTCCTGGAAGAGCACGGCCTGATCCTGGAGGACATGCGGATCACACCGTCCAACGCCGAGGTCATCCACTGGTTCGGCAAGGTCCGGCTCAACATCGAGCACCACTTCCCCGGCGGCGTCACCGGCCCCATCGAGGAGCTACGGGAGATGGCCGTCAGCTTCTCCGCCGCCCTCGCCGCGGACAAGGCGTCGGTGTACTCGATCATCACCAGGCGCGCGGCATGA
- a CDS encoding aldo/keto reductase: protein MRTLKLGAAGPVSSALGLGCMGMSALYGEADRDESIATIHAALDAGVTLLDTGDFYAMGHNELLIGEALRSAPAAHREKALTSVKFGALRDPDGGWAGYDGRPAAVKNFAAYSLQRLGVDHIDVYRIARVDETVPIEETVGAIAELVEKGHVRHIGLSEVSAETLRRAAAVAPISDLQIEYSLISRGIEDEILPTAAELGIGVTAYGVLSRGLISGHFERDRKLAANDFRGVSPRFQGENLQRNLDLVDALRKIADAKGVSVAQIAIAWVLAQGPRFGASIVPLVGARRRDRLAEALGALDVRLDAGDLAAVEEAVPAGAAAGDRYPEAQMAHLDSER from the coding sequence ATGCGCACCCTGAAGCTCGGCGCCGCCGGTCCCGTTTCGTCCGCTCTCGGGCTCGGCTGCATGGGCATGTCCGCGTTGTACGGCGAGGCGGACCGGGACGAGTCGATCGCCACGATCCACGCCGCTCTCGACGCGGGGGTGACCCTGCTCGACACCGGCGACTTCTACGCCATGGGACACAACGAGCTGCTCATCGGCGAAGCCCTGCGGAGCGCGCCCGCCGCGCACCGCGAGAAGGCGCTGACCAGCGTGAAGTTCGGCGCCCTCCGGGACCCGGACGGCGGCTGGGCCGGGTACGACGGCCGCCCGGCCGCGGTGAAGAACTTCGCCGCGTACTCGCTGCAGCGCCTCGGCGTCGACCACATCGACGTGTACCGCATCGCCCGCGTCGACGAGACCGTGCCGATCGAGGAGACCGTCGGCGCCATCGCCGAGCTGGTCGAGAAGGGGCACGTGCGGCACATCGGCCTTTCGGAAGTGAGCGCGGAGACCCTGCGCCGGGCCGCCGCCGTCGCGCCGATCTCGGACCTCCAGATCGAGTACTCCCTGATCTCGCGCGGCATCGAGGACGAGATCCTGCCCACCGCCGCCGAGCTCGGCATCGGCGTGACCGCGTACGGCGTGCTCTCGCGCGGCCTGATCTCCGGGCACTTCGAGCGCGACCGCAAGCTCGCCGCGAACGACTTCCGCGGCGTCAGCCCCCGCTTCCAGGGCGAGAACCTCCAGCGCAACCTCGACCTGGTCGACGCCCTGCGCAAGATCGCCGACGCGAAGGGCGTGAGCGTCGCACAGATCGCGATCGCCTGGGTGCTCGCGCAGGGTCCGCGGTTCGGCGCGAGCATCGTGCCGCTGGTCGGCGCCCGCCGCCGGGACCGCCTCGCCGAGGCCCTCGGCGCCCTGGACGTCCGGCTCGACGCCGGGGACCTGGCCGCCGTCGAGGAGGCCGTGCCCGCGGGCGCGGCCGCGGGCGACCGCTACCCCGAGGCGCAGATGGCGCACCTCGACAGCGAGCGCTGA
- a CDS encoding TetR family transcriptional regulator: MAPTETLTAERILATTEDVLRRHGAAKATVVDVARALGVSHAAVYRHFRTKAALREAVTKRWLDRTTAELKLVVEDRSIPADERLRGWFTALFAAKRKKAGDDPELFATYEVLLGENSDVVEEHIADLVGHLRLIVEEGVARGELVAPVADPELTARAVFDATGRFHDPCYSREWFKPGIDEAFTAVVELTLAALRP; encoded by the coding sequence ATGGCTCCGACCGAAACCCTGACCGCCGAGCGCATCCTCGCCACGACCGAGGACGTGCTGCGCCGCCACGGCGCCGCCAAGGCGACCGTGGTGGACGTGGCCCGCGCGCTCGGCGTCAGCCACGCCGCCGTCTACCGCCACTTCCGTACGAAGGCGGCGCTGCGGGAGGCGGTCACCAAGCGCTGGCTGGACCGGACGACGGCCGAGCTGAAGCTGGTCGTCGAGGACCGGTCGATACCGGCGGACGAACGGCTGCGCGGCTGGTTCACGGCCCTGTTCGCGGCCAAGCGCAAGAAGGCGGGCGACGACCCGGAGCTGTTCGCGACGTACGAGGTCCTGCTCGGCGAGAACAGCGACGTGGTGGAGGAGCACATCGCCGACCTCGTCGGGCATCTGCGCCTGATCGTCGAAGAGGGCGTCGCGCGGGGCGAGTTGGTCGCCCCCGTCGCGGACCCGGAGCTCACGGCGCGCGCGGTCTTCGACGCCACCGGCCGGTTCCACGACCCCTGTTACTCCCGCGAGTGGTTCAAGCCGGGCATCGACGAGGCCTTCACGGCGGTGGTCGAGCTGACGCTCGCCGCCCTCCGGCCCTGA
- a CDS encoding GMC family oxidoreductase: MALGARELATDTQTVTEAEYDYVVVGAGSAGCVVAARLSEERDRTVLLLEAGPERTKADLATPYAWPSLMGGEADHGYRTVPQPGVGGISLPCPRGRALGGSSAINGMVFLRGHRADYDRWAAAGCAGWGFEELLPHFMRMESVPGGDRAYRGDAGPLRVAPARPEDANPLSAAFVEAAVAAGHARTDDFNGAAQEGVGWPDLTIADGVRQSAADAYLRPLDGTRPNLTVSADSRARRLLFESDGEGERCTGVEFIRGGARVTARARAEVIVCAGAVDSPRLLLLSGIGPADELRAAGVPVRHELPGVGRGLQDHPLCGVVFEADRPIPAGRANLSEASLHWRSEASLPGPDMQLLCVHVPYHPPTLAAPENCFTLGVATVPRARGAVRIADADPDTPPLIDPGYLADEDDVRRMLHGIEVAREVAAAGPLADWGAREVLPGQARSRAFLTAATGPYFHLAGSCAMGTGSDAVVDPELRVRGLSGLRVADASVMPSIVSVNTNAAALVIGEKAADLVRSGG; encoded by the coding sequence GTGGCTTTAGGGGCAAGGGAGTTGGCGACGGACACGCAGACGGTGACGGAGGCGGAGTACGACTACGTCGTCGTGGGAGCGGGATCCGCCGGATGCGTCGTCGCGGCCCGGCTCAGCGAGGAGCGGGACCGCACCGTGCTGCTCCTCGAAGCGGGCCCCGAGCGCACCAAGGCGGATCTCGCGACGCCGTACGCGTGGCCGTCGCTCATGGGCGGCGAGGCCGACCACGGCTACCGGACCGTGCCGCAGCCGGGCGTCGGCGGAATCTCGCTGCCGTGCCCGAGGGGGCGGGCGCTCGGCGGGTCGAGCGCCATCAACGGCATGGTGTTCCTGCGCGGGCACCGCGCGGACTACGACCGCTGGGCGGCGGCGGGCTGCGCGGGCTGGGGCTTCGAAGAGCTGCTCCCCCACTTCATGCGGATGGAGTCGGTGCCCGGCGGCGACCGGGCGTACCGCGGGGACGCCGGGCCGCTGCGGGTCGCGCCCGCGCGGCCCGAGGACGCCAACCCGCTGTCCGCGGCCTTCGTCGAGGCCGCCGTCGCGGCGGGCCACGCGCGCACCGACGACTTCAACGGCGCGGCACAGGAAGGCGTCGGCTGGCCGGACCTGACGATCGCCGACGGGGTGCGGCAGAGCGCGGCCGACGCCTATCTGCGGCCGCTCGACGGCACCCGGCCGAACCTCACGGTGTCCGCCGACTCCCGTGCGCGCCGCCTCCTCTTCGAGAGCGACGGCGAAGGCGAGCGGTGCACGGGCGTGGAGTTCATCCGCGGGGGCGCCCGGGTCACCGCGCGCGCCCGCGCCGAGGTGATCGTGTGCGCGGGAGCCGTCGACTCGCCCCGCCTGCTGCTGCTCTCGGGCATCGGCCCCGCCGACGAGCTGCGCGCGGCGGGCGTCCCCGTCCGGCACGAGCTGCCGGGCGTGGGCCGCGGCCTTCAGGACCATCCGCTGTGCGGGGTGGTGTTCGAGGCGGACCGCCCGATCCCGGCGGGCAGGGCGAACCTCTCGGAGGCCTCGTTGCACTGGCGCAGCGAGGCGTCGCTGCCGGGCCCGGACATGCAGCTCCTGTGCGTCCACGTCCCGTATCACCCGCCGACGCTCGCGGCGCCCGAGAACTGCTTCACGCTGGGCGTGGCCACGGTGCCGCGCGCCCGGGGCGCGGTGCGGATCGCGGACGCGGACCCGGACACGCCCCCGCTGATCGACCCGGGCTATCTGGCCGACGAGGACGACGTACGGCGCATGCTGCACGGCATCGAGGTGGCGCGGGAGGTCGCGGCGGCCGGTCCCCTCGCCGACTGGGGAGCCCGGGAGGTGCTGCCGGGCCAGGCGCGCTCACGCGCGTTCCTGACCGCGGCGACGGGACCGTACTTCCATCTGGCGGGCAGCTGCGCGATGGGCACGGGATCGGACGCGGTGGTCGATCCGGAGCTGCGGGTGCGGGGCCTGAGCGGCCTGCGCGTGGCGGACGCGTCGGTGATGCCCTCGATCGTGTCCGTGAACACGAACGCGGCGGCCCTGGTGATCGGCGAGAAGGCGGCGGACCTGGTCCGGTCCGGAGGCTAG
- a CDS encoding glycine--tRNA ligase → MAADKIDTIVSLSKRRGFVFPCSEIYGGQRAAWDYGPLGVELKENIKRQWWRYMVTSREDVVGIDSSVILATEVWQASGHVATFTDPLTECTSCHKRYRADHLEEAYEEKKGRAPESLADINCPNCGTKGQFTEPKQFSGLLSTHLGPTQDSGSVAYLRPETAQGIFTNFSQVQTTSRRKPPFGIAQMGKSFRNEITPGNFIFRTREFEQMEMEFFVKPGEDEKWQEYWMEQRWNWYTGLGLREENMRWFEHPKEKLSHYSKRTADIEYRFQFGGSEWGELEGVANRTDYDLSAHAKASGQDLSYFDQEAGERWTPYVIEPAAGVGRTMLAFLLDSYVEDEAPNAKGKLEKRTVMRFDPRIAPVKAAVLPLSRNPELSPKAKGLAAALRQNWNIEFDDAGAIGRRYRRQDEIGTPFCVTVDFDTLEDNAVTVRERDTMKQERVSLDQIEGYLATRLVGC, encoded by the coding sequence GTGGCCGCCGACAAGATCGACACCATCGTCAGCCTGAGCAAGCGCCGAGGCTTCGTCTTCCCCTGCAGCGAGATCTACGGCGGCCAGCGCGCCGCCTGGGACTACGGACCGCTGGGCGTCGAGCTGAAGGAGAACATCAAGCGCCAGTGGTGGCGCTACATGGTCACCTCGCGTGAAGACGTCGTCGGCATCGACTCGTCCGTGATCCTGGCCACCGAGGTCTGGCAGGCCTCCGGCCACGTCGCCACCTTCACGGACCCGCTGACCGAGTGCACCTCCTGTCACAAGCGCTACCGCGCCGACCACCTGGAGGAGGCGTACGAGGAGAAGAAGGGCCGCGCGCCCGAGAGCCTCGCGGACATCAACTGCCCGAACTGCGGTACCAAGGGCCAGTTCACCGAGCCCAAGCAGTTCTCCGGCCTCCTCTCCACGCACCTCGGCCCGACCCAGGACTCCGGCTCGGTCGCCTATCTGCGCCCCGAGACCGCGCAGGGCATCTTCACCAACTTCTCCCAGGTGCAGACGACGTCGCGGCGCAAGCCGCCGTTCGGCATCGCCCAGATGGGCAAGTCCTTCCGCAACGAGATCACGCCCGGCAACTTCATCTTCCGCACCCGCGAGTTCGAGCAGATGGAGATGGAGTTCTTCGTCAAGCCGGGCGAGGACGAGAAGTGGCAGGAGTACTGGATGGAGCAGCGCTGGAACTGGTACACCGGTCTCGGCCTGCGCGAGGAGAACATGCGGTGGTTCGAGCACCCGAAGGAGAAGCTCTCCCACTACTCCAAGCGCACCGCTGACATCGAGTACCGCTTCCAGTTCGGCGGCAGCGAGTGGGGCGAGCTGGAGGGCGTCGCCAACCGCACCGACTACGACCTGTCCGCGCACGCCAAGGCCTCCGGCCAGGACCTGTCGTACTTCGACCAGGAGGCCGGCGAGCGCTGGACTCCGTACGTCATCGAGCCCGCCGCCGGTGTCGGCCGCACCATGCTGGCCTTCCTGCTCGACTCGTACGTCGAGGACGAGGCGCCCAACGCCAAGGGCAAGCTGGAGAAGCGCACGGTCATGCGCTTCGACCCGCGCATCGCCCCGGTGAAGGCCGCGGTCCTGCCGCTGTCCCGCAACCCGGAGCTGTCGCCGAAGGCCAAGGGCCTCGCCGCCGCGCTCCGGCAGAACTGGAACATCGAGTTCGACGACGCGGGCGCCATCGGCCGCCGCTACCGCCGCCAGGACGAGATCGGCACGCCGTTCTGCGTCACCGTCGACTTCGACACCCTCGAGGACAACGCGGTGACCGTGCGCGAGCGCGACACCATGAAGCAGGAGCGCGTCTCCCTCGACCAGATCGAGGGCTACCTCGCCACGCGTCTCGTCGGCTGCTGA
- a CDS encoding metal ABC transporter substrate-binding protein: MNVRRHLIPRTALAATAVLGLATLSACASDDAAATNNKGKLDVVASFYPMQYLAERIGGKHVEVTGLTEPGQEPHDLEISAKQRAQLEESDAALYLKGLQPNVDEAISQSGIKTKIDAASLTSLEKHGTEVGGHAEEHDEHAEDEHGGHEGHDHGHDHGGKDPHIWLDPVRYAEVAEGVGKAFAKADPKHRATYEKNTEALVKKLKGLDTEFENGLKDTKSKVFITTHAAFGYLAERYGLTEEAITGLDPEGEPSANRVRELQKMAKADGVTTVFYETLVSDKTARTLADDAKLKTDVLDPIEGITEKSRGDDYVQVMRSNLKSLRTALGAK; this comes from the coding sequence ATGAACGTACGACGCCACCTCATACCCCGCACCGCCCTCGCCGCCACGGCGGTCCTCGGCCTCGCCACCCTCTCGGCGTGCGCCTCCGACGACGCCGCGGCCACGAACAACAAGGGCAAGCTCGACGTGGTGGCGTCGTTCTACCCCATGCAGTACCTCGCGGAGCGGATCGGCGGGAAGCACGTCGAGGTCACCGGCCTCACCGAGCCCGGCCAGGAGCCGCACGACCTGGAGATCAGCGCCAAGCAGCGCGCCCAGCTGGAGGAGTCCGACGCGGCCCTCTACCTCAAGGGCCTCCAGCCGAACGTGGACGAGGCGATCAGCCAGTCCGGCATCAAGACGAAGATCGACGCGGCGTCCCTCACGAGCCTGGAGAAGCACGGCACCGAGGTGGGCGGCCACGCCGAGGAGCACGACGAGCACGCCGAGGACGAGCACGGCGGGCACGAGGGCCACGACCACGGGCACGACCACGGCGGCAAGGACCCCCATATCTGGCTGGATCCGGTCAGGTACGCCGAGGTCGCCGAGGGCGTCGGCAAGGCTTTCGCGAAGGCCGACCCTAAGCACAGGGCCACGTACGAGAAGAACACCGAGGCCCTGGTGAAGAAGCTCAAGGGCCTCGACACGGAGTTCGAGAACGGCCTGAAGGACACCAAGTCCAAGGTCTTCATCACCACCCACGCGGCCTTCGGCTACCTCGCCGAGCGCTACGGCCTCACCGAGGAGGCCATCACCGGGCTCGACCCGGAGGGCGAGCCGAGCGCGAACCGCGTCCGTGAGCTCCAGAAGATGGCGAAGGCCGACGGCGTGACGACGGTGTTCTACGAGACGCTCGTGAGCGACAAGACCGCCAGGACCCTCGCGGACGACGCGAAGCTGAAGACGGACGTACTCGACCCGATCGAGGGCATCACGGAGAAGTCCCGGGGTGACGACTACGTCCAGGTGATGCGGTCGAACCTGAAGTCCCTGCGCACGGCGCTCGGCGCCAAGTGA
- a CDS encoding metal ABC transporter ATP-binding protein has product MDEARSGEPVISLRRVTAELGARPVLRGIDLTVGAGEVVALLGANGSGKSTAVRTVIGQVPVTGGEIEIFGTPRRRFRDWARVGYVPQRTTAAGGVPATITEVVASGRLSRARFGVLRRSDRDAVRDALEQVGMADRAKDSVNALSGGQHQRVLIARALVSEPDLLIMDEPMAGVDLASQEVLAATLRRQVERGTSVLLVLHELGPLEPLIDRAVVLRDGCVLHDGPPPKAVGQHALPGHDHVHPHDADAAPVRTGLLT; this is encoded by the coding sequence ATGGACGAAGCCAGGAGTGGTGAGCCCGTCATATCCCTGCGCCGGGTGACCGCCGAGCTCGGCGCGCGCCCGGTCCTGCGCGGCATCGACCTCACGGTCGGCGCCGGCGAGGTCGTCGCGCTGCTCGGCGCGAACGGCTCGGGCAAGTCCACCGCGGTGCGCACGGTCATCGGCCAGGTGCCGGTGACGGGCGGCGAGATCGAGATCTTCGGTACGCCGCGCCGCCGCTTCCGCGACTGGGCCCGCGTGGGCTACGTACCGCAGCGCACCACGGCCGCGGGCGGCGTGCCCGCCACGATCACCGAGGTGGTGGCGTCGGGCCGGCTCTCGCGCGCCCGCTTCGGCGTGCTGCGCAGGTCCGACCGGGACGCCGTGCGGGACGCCCTGGAGCAGGTCGGCATGGCGGACCGGGCGAAGGACTCCGTGAACGCCCTCTCCGGCGGCCAGCACCAGCGGGTGCTCATCGCCCGCGCCCTGGTGTCCGAGCCCGATCTGCTGATCATGGACGAGCCGATGGCGGGCGTGGACCTCGCGAGCCAGGAGGTCCTGGCCGCCACCCTGCGCCGCCAGGTGGAGCGCGGCACGTCCGTCCTGCTCGTGCTGCACGAGCTGGGCCCCTTGGAGCCGCTGATCGACCGCGCGGTGGTGCTGCGCGACGGCTGCGTGCTGCACGACGGGCCGCCGCCGAAGGCCGTGGGCCAGCACGCGCTGCCCGGCCACGACCACGTACATCCGCACGACGCCGACGCGGCCCCCGTCCGCACCGGCCTGCTGACCTGA
- a CDS encoding metal ABC transporter permease → MEILNYAFMQRALLAAVLVGITAPAVGIYLVQRRQALMGDGIGHVAMTGVGLGFLLSTSPVWMATAVAVVGAVVMELIRWYGRTRGDIALAMLFYGGMAGGVMFINLAPGGSNANLSSYLFGSLSTVSEDDVTAICLLAAFVVLVTVGLRRQLFAVSQDEEFARVTGLPVRVLNLLVAVTAAVTVTVAMRVVGLLLVSALMVVPVAAAQQLTRSFAATFAIAVAIGVSVTIGGTVTSYYQDVPPGATIVLLTIGVFIALTILAAPLARRRARSQARGDAACTADVPGARGTADGIKV, encoded by the coding sequence ATGGAAATCCTGAACTACGCGTTCATGCAGCGGGCGCTGCTCGCGGCCGTCCTCGTCGGCATCACCGCCCCGGCCGTCGGCATCTATCTGGTGCAGCGCCGCCAGGCCCTGATGGGCGACGGAATCGGCCATGTGGCGATGACGGGCGTCGGCCTCGGCTTCCTGCTGTCCACGTCCCCGGTGTGGATGGCGACGGCCGTCGCCGTCGTCGGCGCCGTGGTCATGGAGCTGATCCGCTGGTACGGCCGCACGCGCGGCGACATCGCGCTCGCGATGCTGTTCTACGGCGGCATGGCGGGCGGCGTGATGTTCATCAACCTCGCGCCGGGCGGTTCGAACGCGAACCTCAGCTCGTATCTGTTCGGCTCGCTCTCCACCGTCTCCGAGGACGACGTGACGGCGATCTGTCTGCTCGCCGCGTTCGTGGTGCTCGTCACCGTCGGCCTGCGCCGCCAGCTGTTCGCGGTGAGCCAGGACGAGGAGTTCGCGCGGGTCACGGGCCTGCCGGTGCGGGTGCTCAACCTCCTCGTCGCGGTCACCGCGGCGGTCACCGTCACCGTGGCCATGCGCGTGGTGGGCCTGCTCCTCGTGTCGGCCCTGATGGTGGTCCCGGTGGCGGCGGCGCAGCAGCTCACCCGGAGCTTCGCGGCGACGTTCGCGATCGCGGTGGCGATCGGCGTCTCCGTGACCATCGGCGGCACCGTCACCTCGTACTACCAGGACGTGCCGCCCGGAGCGACGATCGTGCTCCTGACGATCGGGGTGTTCATCGCCCTGACGATCCTGGCCGCACCGCTCGCCCGCCGGAGAGCGCGGTCCCAGGCCAGGGGCGACGCGGCGTGCACGGCGGACGTGCCGGGCGCGCGAGGCACCGCGGACGGGATCAAGGTCTGA
- a CDS encoding Fur family transcriptional regulator, giving the protein MTTAGPPVRGRATRQRAAVAAALDEVDEFRSAQELHDMLKHRGDSVGLTTVYRTLQSLADAGEVDVLRTNDGESVYRRCSTGEHHHHLVCRMCGKAVEVEGPAVEKWAEAIAAEHGYVNVAHTVEIFGTCAECAKK; this is encoded by the coding sequence GTGACGACGGCGGGACCCCCCGTGCGAGGCCGGGCCACACGGCAACGAGCCGCGGTGGCAGCGGCTCTCGACGAGGTGGACGAGTTCCGCAGCGCGCAGGAGCTCCACGACATGCTCAAGCACCGCGGCGACTCGGTCGGCCTGACGACGGTCTACCGCACGCTCCAGTCCCTCGCGGACGCGGGCGAGGTGGACGTCCTGCGGACGAACGACGGCGAGTCGGTCTACCGCCGCTGCTCGACCGGCGAGCACCACCACCACCTGGTGTGCCGCATGTGCGGCAAGGCCGTGGAGGTCGAGGGCCCGGCGGTGGAGAAGTGGGCGGAGGCCATCGCCGCGGAGCACGGGTATGTGAACGTGGCGCACACGGTCGAGATCTTCGGCACCTGTGCGGAGTGCGCCAAGAAGTAG
- a CDS encoding isoprenyl transferase gives MARRGILGRSRREYTSPEPHPSGARPPKIPGELVPRHVAVVMDGNGRWAKERGLPRTEGHKVGAERVLDVLQGAIEMGVGSISLYAFSTENWKRSPDEVRFLMNFNRDFIRKSRDQLDELGVRVRWVGRMPKLWKSVANELLVAQEQTKDNDRLTLYFCMNYGGRAEIADAAKALAEDVRAGRLDPSKVSEKTLAKYLYYPDMPDVDLFLRPSGEQRTSNYLIWQSAYAEMVFQDVLWPDFDRRDLWRACLEYASRDRRFGGAIPNEDQLKKS, from the coding sequence ATGGCACGACGCGGAATCCTCGGACGGTCCCGCCGTGAGTACACGTCGCCCGAGCCCCACCCCTCGGGCGCGCGGCCGCCGAAGATCCCCGGCGAGCTCGTCCCGCGGCACGTCGCCGTCGTCATGGACGGCAACGGCCGGTGGGCCAAGGAGCGCGGCCTGCCGCGCACCGAGGGGCACAAGGTCGGCGCCGAGCGCGTCCTGGACGTCCTCCAGGGCGCGATCGAGATGGGCGTCGGGAGCATCTCCCTGTACGCGTTCTCGACGGAGAACTGGAAGCGGTCGCCCGACGAGGTGCGCTTCCTCATGAACTTCAACCGGGACTTCATCCGCAAGAGCCGCGACCAGCTCGACGAACTCGGCGTGCGCGTGCGCTGGGTGGGCCGCATGCCCAAGCTGTGGAAGTCCGTGGCCAACGAGCTCCTGGTGGCCCAGGAGCAGACCAAGGACAACGACAGGCTGACGCTGTACTTCTGCATGAACTACGGCGGCCGCGCCGAGATCGCCGACGCCGCGAAGGCCCTCGCGGAGGACGTGCGCGCCGGGCGGCTCGACCCGTCCAAGGTCAGCGAGAAGACCCTCGCGAAGTACCTGTACTACCCGGACATGCCGGACGTGGACCTGTTCCTGCGCCCGAGCGGCGAGCAGCGCACCTCCAACTACCTGATCTGGCAGAGCGCGTACGCCGAGATGGTCTTCCAGGACGTCCTGTGGCCGGACTTCGACCGGCGCGACCTGTGGCGGGCGTGCCTGGAGTACGCCTCGCGCGACCGCCGCTTCGGCGGCGCGATCCCGAACGAGGACCAGCTCAAGAAGAGCTAG